One stretch of Chryseobacterium sp. LJ668 DNA includes these proteins:
- a CDS encoding ABC transporter permease, which produces MFDLDRWQEIFSSIRSNVLRTVLSGFTVALGLFIFIVLFGIGTGLKNAFTQGFARDAQNLISVFTGNTTVAYKGLQSNRTVTMNNDDYDFLIDSDKEKVGYSTPRYTANLMVKYGKESGNYQINGADPEEKFIENRKMLEGRYLTPGDLQRKQNVAVVGRMVQRDLIKNGSPVGKDLDINGTMFKVVGVFSDDGGDWDERHITVPITTLQQMKKGSDTVSGIYIAYNENMTPEQAIKYGDELKSRLKSRKNVSPDDENAVRVWNNAQNMNETFMFMAVLTGIVTFIGLGTLLAGIIGISNIMVYIVKERTKEIGVRKAIGAKPRSIVALIVQESVVITVVSGFVGVGLGVLTLHLIGDSLEDYFIMSPSVGWGTVFAAFVALVFSGLIAGFVPAYRASRIKPIEALRTE; this is translated from the coding sequence ATGTTTGACCTCGATCGTTGGCAGGAAATATTCAGCTCTATTCGCAGTAATGTATTGCGGACGGTACTTTCGGGCTTTACGGTAGCTTTGGGTCTGTTTATTTTTATTGTTCTTTTCGGAATCGGGACCGGATTGAAAAATGCTTTTACCCAGGGTTTTGCAAGAGACGCCCAAAATCTTATTTCGGTTTTCACTGGAAATACAACAGTAGCTTATAAAGGTTTGCAGTCAAACAGAACTGTTACGATGAATAATGACGATTATGACTTCCTGATTGACAGCGATAAAGAAAAAGTAGGTTATTCTACACCGAGATACACTGCCAATTTAATGGTGAAATACGGTAAAGAAAGCGGGAATTACCAGATCAACGGTGCTGATCCCGAAGAAAAATTTATCGAAAACAGAAAAATGCTCGAAGGACGTTACCTCACACCCGGAGATTTGCAGAGAAAGCAAAATGTTGCGGTTGTAGGAAGAATGGTGCAGCGAGATTTAATAAAAAATGGAAGTCCCGTCGGAAAAGATCTGGATATCAACGGAACGATGTTTAAAGTTGTCGGAGTTTTTTCAGATGACGGTGGCGATTGGGACGAAAGACATATCACGGTTCCGATTACAACTCTGCAGCAAATGAAAAAGGGTTCTGATACGGTGAGTGGTATTTACATTGCTTATAACGAAAATATGACGCCCGAACAAGCCATCAAATATGGAGATGAGCTGAAAAGCAGATTAAAATCCAGAAAAAATGTATCTCCAGATGATGAAAATGCGGTCCGTGTCTGGAATAACGCTCAAAATATGAATGAAACATTTATGTTTATGGCCGTTTTGACAGGAATTGTAACTTTTATCGGTTTAGGAACTTTACTCGCAGGAATTATTGGTATCAGCAATATTATGGTGTATATCGTAAAAGAGCGAACCAAAGAGATCGGTGTACGAAAAGCGATTGGTGCAAAACCCCGAAGCATTGTCGCACTGATTGTTCAGGAAAGTGTGGTAATTACCGTAGTTTCGGGATTTGTGGGTGTCGGTCTGGGAGTTTTAACACTTCATTTAATAGGAGACAGTCTTGAAGATTATTTTATTATGAGCCCGAGCGTAGGATGGGGAACTGTTTTTGCGGCATTCGTGGCGCTCGTTTTTTCCGGGCTGATTGCCGGATTTGTTCCTGCCTACAGAGCCTCAAGAATAAAACCGATCGAAGCTTTAAGAACAGAATAA
- a CDS encoding ABC transporter ATP-binding protein has protein sequence MLVIQDLHKSYDTGKSKLHVLKGINLNISEGEFVSIMGSSGSGKSTLLNIIGILDEKDSGVYDLDGIPIEHLNEVKAAEYRSKFLGFVFQSFNLIGYKTALDNVALPLYYQNIPRKERNQKAMEYLEKVGLAQWATHLPNELSGGQKQRVAIARALITNPKVVLADEPTGALDSKTTHDIMKLLQDINNEGKTIIVVTHEPDVAAQTKRNVILRDGIIESDEFINQIVL, from the coding sequence ATGTTAGTAATTCAGGATCTACATAAATCATACGACACAGGTAAAAGTAAACTGCACGTTCTTAAGGGTATTAATCTCAATATTTCCGAGGGTGAATTTGTCTCTATTATGGGAAGTTCAGGCTCCGGAAAATCTACCTTGCTGAATATAATCGGGATATTGGATGAAAAAGACAGTGGTGTTTATGATCTCGACGGAATTCCTATTGAACATCTTAATGAGGTAAAAGCCGCAGAATACCGTTCAAAATTCCTGGGATTCGTCTTCCAATCGTTTAATCTGATAGGATACAAAACAGCTTTGGATAATGTTGCGCTTCCTTTATATTATCAAAACATTCCGAGAAAAGAGCGTAATCAAAAAGCAATGGAGTATTTGGAGAAAGTAGGTTTGGCACAATGGGCAACCCATCTTCCGAATGAGCTTTCAGGTGGACAAAAACAAAGAGTTGCTATTGCGAGAGCCCTCATTACCAATCCTAAAGTTGTTTTAGCAGATGAGCCTACCGGTGCACTGGATTCTAAAACCACTCACGATATTATGAAACTGCTTCAGGATATCAACAACGAAGGAAAAACCATTATCGTTGTAACCCACGAGCCGGACGTTGCAGCGCAAACTAAAAGAAATGTAATTCTCCGCGATGGAATTATTGAGAGCGATGAGTTTATCAACCAGATTGTCTTATAG